In Halopelagius longus, the following proteins share a genomic window:
- a CDS encoding short-chain fatty acid transporter has product MSAASDRGFFTRLGDGASRIVQRFLPDAFIFALLLTFATMLLAMVFTDRGPGEVVAHWGRGFWYVLTFSMQASLALMTGWAFADSPPIKRVLRRVADVPKTQTQAIFATAVVGMVFGLFHWGVVLIASAIFAREVGIAMQQKGVDVHYPLLVATAYAGLLPWHQGLSGAAPLLVATPDHFLVDQIGVIPVSQTIFSTANLVIVAGVVLVTVVLMPLMAPDEGEDLITVPEEQLRKAEQPVTDGGAAALNRLREAGWKSALLDSKAVCVSLGVLIWVYLGYLFATNDFMSVFNLNVFISVMFGLGFIFHMTLRSYIDVFRDAIEGASQILIQFQFYGGIMGIMAWSGLATLIAQTAAQYSTETTWYLAAFLSAGTVNFFVPSGGGQWVVTGNVMINAAQGIEGVAIDKTVVAFAMGDQWTNMIQPFWALPVLGIAGLSIRDMMGYVGVLFVFSGIVMGIGALLMGTGVL; this is encoded by the coding sequence ATGAGTGCCGCTTCGGACCGCGGGTTCTTCACGCGGTTGGGCGACGGCGCGAGCCGAATCGTCCAGCGGTTCCTCCCGGACGCGTTCATCTTCGCGCTCCTTCTCACGTTCGCGACGATGCTTCTCGCGATGGTCTTCACGGACCGCGGTCCCGGCGAGGTGGTGGCCCACTGGGGCCGGGGGTTCTGGTACGTCCTCACCTTCTCGATGCAGGCGTCGCTCGCCCTCATGACCGGGTGGGCGTTCGCGGATTCGCCGCCGATAAAGCGGGTGCTCCGGCGCGTCGCCGACGTTCCGAAGACGCAGACGCAGGCGATATTCGCCACCGCGGTCGTCGGCATGGTGTTCGGACTGTTCCACTGGGGCGTCGTCCTCATCGCCTCGGCCATCTTCGCGCGCGAAGTCGGCATCGCGATGCAGCAGAAGGGCGTCGACGTGCACTACCCGCTTTTGGTGGCGACCGCCTACGCCGGACTGCTCCCGTGGCATCAGGGACTCTCCGGGGCCGCGCCGCTTCTGGTCGCGACGCCGGATCACTTCCTCGTCGATCAGATCGGCGTCATCCCCGTCTCCCAGACCATCTTCAGCACGGCCAACCTCGTCATCGTCGCGGGCGTCGTGCTTGTGACCGTCGTCCTCATGCCGCTCATGGCCCCCGACGAGGGCGAGGACCTCATCACCGTCCCCGAAGAGCAACTCCGAAAGGCCGAACAGCCGGTCACGGACGGCGGCGCGGCCGCCCTCAACCGCCTGCGCGAGGCCGGGTGGAAGTCCGCGCTCCTCGACAGCAAGGCCGTCTGCGTGAGTCTCGGCGTCCTCATCTGGGTGTACCTCGGCTACCTGTTCGCCACGAACGACTTCATGTCCGTGTTCAACCTGAACGTCTTCATCTCCGTGATGTTCGGGCTCGGGTTCATCTTCCACATGACGCTCCGGAGCTACATCGACGTCTTCAGGGACGCCATCGAGGGCGCGAGCCAGATACTCATCCAGTTTCAGTTCTACGGCGGCATCATGGGAATCATGGCGTGGTCGGGGCTCGCCACGCTCATCGCGCAGACCGCCGCGCAGTACTCGACGGAGACGACGTGGTACCTCGCGGCGTTCCTCTCTGCGGGGACGGTGAACTTCTTCGTCCCCTCCGGCGGCGGCCAGTGGGTCGTCACCGGGAACGTGATGATAAACGCCGCGCAGGGCATCGAAGGCGTCGCCATCGACAAGACCGTCGTCGCGTTCGCCATGGGCGACCAGTGGACGAACATGATTCAGCCGTTCTGGGCGCTGCCCGTCCTCGGCATCGCGGGGCTGTCGATCCGCGATATGATGGGCTACGTCGGCGTCCTGTTCGTCTTCAGCGGTATCGTGATGGGAATCGGCGCGCTGCTCATGGGGACGGGGGTCCTCTAG
- a CDS encoding HEAT repeat domain-containing protein — protein MSDGDDETPAEESSGAEDTDESVAITPESLETRLEEARVELEAAETESDLDDVEARLDDIESDFDAAEFPEPGEDDEDAEDPREELESTLSDLRDELEEKRGPYGEDVVEDIESAQSKISDTRWTERGADEIVGPVESFAADVNEILGASVSVDGTDEEDLTAALDEAIAAVEGANLDADDDEETIASLLEATDELESGLEESQEWDDLETNEKLEAQGYYDVLGHYKDYPPEWAALKEWEKRGRVDMILLAKDSLQSDFMERHCMEALIRLGDPEAFDEMHQLAQRRDKDAIKALGKMGSGAEEAVETLVEYVDADSDPQLQKVTFKALGEIGSPEATQALADKLEMENDTVRPLAARALGLIGDTRAVKPLTDSLENDGSNNVRAAAAWALRQIGTDEALQAAAEYTDDRAFLVQNEAEIATEWLSSDESDATGTEKPTA, from the coding sequence ATGAGCGACGGGGACGACGAGACGCCCGCCGAAGAATCGTCCGGAGCGGAAGATACCGACGAGTCGGTAGCCATCACGCCCGAGTCTCTGGAGACGCGCCTCGAAGAGGCGCGCGTGGAACTCGAAGCCGCCGAAACCGAGTCCGACCTCGACGACGTGGAGGCGAGACTCGACGACATCGAGTCCGACTTCGATGCGGCCGAGTTCCCGGAACCCGGCGAAGACGACGAGGACGCCGAAGACCCCCGCGAGGAACTGGAGTCGACCCTCTCGGACCTTCGCGACGAACTTGAGGAGAAGCGCGGCCCCTACGGCGAAGACGTCGTCGAGGATATCGAGTCCGCGCAGTCGAAGATTTCCGACACCCGCTGGACTGAACGCGGCGCGGACGAAATCGTCGGTCCCGTCGAGTCGTTCGCCGCCGACGTCAACGAGATTCTCGGCGCGTCCGTCTCCGTCGACGGAACCGACGAGGAGGACCTCACCGCGGCCTTAGACGAGGCCATCGCCGCCGTCGAAGGCGCGAACCTCGACGCCGACGACGACGAGGAGACCATCGCGTCGCTTCTCGAGGCGACCGACGAACTCGAATCCGGCCTCGAAGAGTCCCAGGAGTGGGACGACTTAGAGACGAACGAGAAGCTCGAAGCGCAGGGCTACTACGACGTTCTCGGCCACTACAAGGACTACCCGCCGGAGTGGGCCGCACTCAAGGAGTGGGAGAAGCGCGGCCGCGTGGACATGATTCTGCTCGCGAAGGACAGCCTCCAGTCGGACTTCATGGAGAGACACTGCATGGAGGCGCTCATCCGACTCGGCGACCCCGAGGCGTTCGACGAGATGCACCAACTCGCCCAACGCCGCGACAAAGACGCCATCAAAGCGCTCGGAAAGATGGGGAGCGGCGCGGAGGAGGCCGTCGAAACCCTCGTGGAGTACGTCGACGCCGACTCCGACCCTCAGCTTCAGAAGGTGACGTTCAAGGCCCTCGGCGAAATCGGCTCGCCGGAGGCGACGCAGGCGCTCGCCGACAAACTCGAGATGGAGAACGACACCGTGCGGCCGTTGGCCGCGCGCGCCCTCGGCCTCATCGGCGACACGCGCGCGGTGAAACCGCTGACCGACTCCCTCGAAAACGACGGAAGCAACAACGTCCGCGCCGCCGCGGCGTGGGCGCTTCGCCAAATCGGGACCGACGAGGCGTTGCAGGCGGCCGCCGAGTACACCGACGACCGCGCGTTCCTCGTCCAGAACGAGGCCGAAATCGCCACCGAGTGGCTCTCCTCGGACGAGTCCGACGCCACGGGCACCGAGAAGCCGACCGCGTAA
- a CDS encoding sulfite exporter TauE/SafE family protein — translation MTVPFDPTLQLTLVLIALFSGVGITTIGPGGIFVTIALYSLTPISSGEVAGTAHLTFVATGLLSSAMYARSGELNLSGSRTMAAVLSASSVAGAFLGAYVNAFVPRDLFGLLLGAVAMVTGVVLVYRERRGLSPVYELDVTTTRGRAVLAVLGFGLGVASGLLGVGGPVIAVPALVLVGVPMLSALAVAQVQSIFIAAFAASGYFVQGNVLFPLAVLVGVPLLVGAVAGWKIAHLVDPARLKVALGVVLFAVGPYLAL, via the coding sequence GTGACCGTCCCGTTCGACCCGACGCTTCAACTCACCCTCGTCCTGATAGCGCTTTTCTCCGGCGTCGGCATCACGACCATCGGTCCGGGCGGCATCTTCGTCACCATCGCCCTCTACTCGCTGACGCCGATTTCGTCGGGAGAGGTCGCCGGCACCGCCCACCTCACCTTCGTCGCCACGGGCCTGCTGTCGAGCGCGATGTACGCGCGCTCCGGCGAGTTGAACCTGAGCGGAAGTCGGACGATGGCGGCCGTCCTCAGCGCATCGAGCGTCGCGGGCGCGTTCCTCGGCGCGTACGTGAACGCCTTCGTCCCGCGGGACCTGTTCGGACTGCTCCTCGGCGCAGTCGCGATGGTCACGGGCGTCGTGCTCGTCTACCGGGAGCGGCGTGGACTCAGTCCCGTCTACGAACTCGACGTGACGACGACGCGGGGGCGAGCCGTCCTCGCCGTCCTCGGGTTCGGCCTCGGCGTCGCCAGCGGACTACTCGGAGTCGGCGGCCCCGTCATCGCCGTCCCCGCGTTGGTGCTCGTCGGCGTCCCGATGCTCTCGGCTCTCGCCGTCGCGCAGGTGCAGTCGATATTCATCGCGGCGTTCGCGGCGTCGGGGTACTTCGTGCAGGGCAACGTCCTGTTTCCGCTCGCCGTGCTCGTCGGCGTGCCCCTGCTGGTCGGCGCCGTCGCGGGGTGGAAAATCGCCCACCTGGTCGACCCCGCTCGACTGAAGGTGGCGCTCGGGGTGGTCCTCTTCGCCGTCGGGCCGTACCTCGCGCTCTGA
- a CDS encoding DHH family phosphoesterase: MTLENAGDSGGESDPDSDADSRPVVFDLAPNCTLDDADENENYHAVVNGVVEYGIFVDISDEVSGLVHESNLDRTYEVGDRLIVSLDEVKENGDVAFSTVDPSDYRTVVVEHEHDITPIVDLSSGDTVHVEGTVAQIKQTGGPTIFRIVDQSGIVSAAAFEEAGVRAYPDVELGDAVRLSGSVENHEESLQLEVESLTKLDGEAAADVRDRIDDALETRAEPAEVEPLVEWDAFEKLRDDLREVARLLRRTVLEGRPIRVRHHADGDGMCASVPVQLALENFIAEVHDDPDAPRHLFKRLPSKAPFYEMEDVTRDLNFALEGRARHGQKLPLLLMLDNGSTEEDVPAYENLAHYDVPIAVVDHHHPDPEAVNPLLDAHVNPYLYDEDYRITTGMMCVELARMIDPSITDSLRHVPAVAGLSDRSKAEAMSDYVALAEEEGYDREQLLDVGEALDYAAHWLRYSDGQTIVNDVLNVGCDDEARHEELVEFLATRAERDVERQLEAAESHLEHERLNSGAHLYKIDLDEWAHRFTYPAPGKTTGKLHDRKVTELEEPVITIGYGPDFAVLRSDGVRLDIPRMVAELNEEVVGGGVSGGGHLVVGSIKFVKGMREEVIDSLVRKMADADIDEEISSQASVETDLQ, from the coding sequence ATGACTCTCGAAAACGCCGGAGATTCCGGCGGCGAGTCGGATCCGGATTCGGACGCCGACTCGAGACCTGTCGTCTTCGATCTCGCACCGAACTGCACGCTCGACGATGCGGACGAAAACGAGAACTACCACGCCGTCGTCAACGGCGTCGTCGAGTACGGTATCTTCGTCGATATCTCCGACGAGGTGTCGGGTCTCGTCCACGAATCGAACCTCGACCGAACGTACGAGGTGGGCGACCGCCTCATCGTCAGCCTCGACGAGGTGAAGGAGAACGGCGACGTCGCTTTCTCCACCGTCGACCCCTCCGACTACCGGACCGTCGTCGTCGAACACGAACACGACATCACGCCCATCGTCGACCTCTCCTCCGGCGATACGGTCCACGTCGAGGGGACCGTCGCACAGATAAAACAGACCGGCGGCCCGACCATCTTCCGCATCGTCGACCAGTCCGGCATCGTCTCCGCCGCCGCGTTCGAGGAGGCCGGCGTCCGCGCCTACCCCGACGTCGAACTCGGCGACGCCGTCCGCCTCAGCGGGAGCGTCGAGAACCACGAGGAGAGCCTCCAGTTGGAGGTCGAATCGCTCACGAAGCTCGACGGCGAGGCCGCCGCTGACGTGCGCGACCGAATCGACGACGCCCTCGAAACCCGCGCGGAACCCGCCGAAGTCGAACCCCTCGTCGAGTGGGACGCCTTCGAGAAACTCCGCGACGACCTGCGCGAGGTGGCGCGTCTGCTCCGTCGGACCGTCCTCGAAGGCCGGCCCATCCGCGTTCGGCACCACGCCGACGGCGACGGCATGTGCGCCTCCGTCCCGGTCCAACTCGCATTGGAGAACTTCATCGCCGAGGTTCACGACGACCCCGACGCGCCGCGGCACCTGTTCAAGCGCCTCCCCTCGAAGGCCCCGTTCTACGAGATGGAGGACGTGACCCGCGACCTGAACTTCGCCTTGGAGGGCCGCGCCCGTCACGGTCAGAAGCTCCCCCTCCTCCTCATGCTCGACAACGGGTCCACCGAGGAGGACGTGCCCGCCTACGAGAACCTCGCACACTACGACGTGCCCATCGCCGTCGTGGACCACCACCATCCCGACCCCGAGGCGGTGAACCCCCTCTTGGACGCCCACGTCAACCCGTACCTGTACGACGAGGACTACCGCATCACGACGGGCATGATGTGCGTCGAACTCGCGCGGATGATCGACCCCTCCATCACGGACAGTCTGCGCCACGTTCCCGCCGTCGCCGGTCTCTCCGACCGGTCGAAGGCCGAGGCGATGTCCGACTACGTCGCCCTCGCCGAAGAGGAGGGCTACGACCGCGAACAACTGCTCGACGTGGGCGAGGCCCTCGACTACGCGGCCCACTGGCTCCGCTACAGCGACGGACAGACCATCGTCAACGACGTGTTGAACGTCGGGTGCGACGACGAGGCCCGCCACGAGGAACTGGTCGAGTTCCTCGCCACCCGCGCGGAACGCGACGTGGAACGCCAACTCGAAGCCGCCGAGTCCCACCTCGAACACGAACGCCTCAACAGCGGTGCGCACCTCTACAAGATAGACTTAGACGAGTGGGCGCACCGCTTCACCTACCCCGCGCCGGGCAAGACCACCGGGAAACTTCACGACCGGAAGGTGACCGAACTCGAAGAACCGGTCATCACCATCGGCTACGGTCCCGACTTCGCCGTGCTGCGGTCTGACGGCGTCCGACTCGACATCCCGCGGATGGTCGCCGAACTGAACGAGGAAGTCGTCGGCGGCGGCGTCTCCGGCGGCGGCCACCTCGTCGTCGGGTCCATCAAGTTCGTCAAGGGGATGCGCGAGGAGGTCATCGACAGCCTCGTCCGCAAGATGGCCGACGCCGACATCGACGAGGAGATCTCCTCGCAGGCGTCCGTCGAAACGGACCTACAGTAG
- a CDS encoding phospholipase D-like domain-containing protein has product MSLTRAASILAVCWVLCSVAAPAAVAPVAAAPSEMSEPATDATVTDATRSPTATPNATRNASAEDGTPNASAPAILSAYPNPLTDGDAGEYVVVRTGGTANLTLSDGESNVSVPPDADVVAVASDPVRARNLTDRPVVAARLDLSNAGERLVLRRGGVVVAETTYGRAPDAERWNATADRWVPRGLSLRDPVSTGPANATAFVLPDDPGVVRETLRSADERILLAGYTFSSTRVADALVAAHRRGVRVRVLVEGSPVGGVSTRQADALARLARAGVAVRVVSGSRARFDYHHAKYAVADETALVSTENWKPTGTGGRKNRGWGVRVEGGRTAEELAAVFEHDFGGADAVSWRRYRRGRTFAESSPPEGDFPRRVAAESVAVEEVRVLTAPGNAGSAVVERFDGAERSIDVLAPRMDPDGRFFDALRRAANRGVRVRILLSNAWYDEEANAALVNRTETLRERGYDIEARIARPDGRFGKVHAKGAVVDGERTFVGSLNWNDRAATENREVVLELVGEDPASYYAAAFDADWRASEPGGGWWGTKTKTTATLALGALCSLALATWVTKKTVRFDG; this is encoded by the coding sequence GTGTCGCTCACCCGCGCCGCCTCGATACTCGCCGTCTGCTGGGTGCTCTGTTCGGTCGCCGCGCCCGCCGCCGTCGCGCCCGTCGCCGCCGCCCCCTCGGAGATGAGCGAACCAGCGACGGACGCGACGGTGACCGACGCGACGCGGAGTCCGACAGCGACGCCGAACGCGACGCGGAACGCGTCGGCGGAGGACGGGACGCCGAACGCGTCCGCGCCCGCGATTCTCTCGGCCTACCCGAACCCCCTGACGGACGGTGACGCCGGCGAGTACGTCGTCGTCCGAACCGGCGGGACGGCGAACCTGACGCTCTCGGACGGCGAATCGAACGTCTCCGTTCCGCCCGACGCCGACGTCGTCGCCGTCGCCTCGGACCCGGTGCGGGCGCGGAACCTGACGGACCGTCCGGTCGTCGCGGCGCGCCTCGACCTGTCGAACGCGGGCGAGCGTCTCGTCCTCAGGCGGGGCGGCGTCGTCGTCGCCGAGACGACGTACGGGCGCGCGCCGGACGCCGAACGCTGGAACGCGACGGCCGACCGGTGGGTCCCGCGCGGGTTGAGCCTCCGCGACCCCGTCTCCACCGGACCGGCGAACGCGACGGCGTTCGTCCTCCCCGACGACCCCGGCGTCGTCCGCGAGACGCTCCGGAGCGCCGACGAGCGCATCCTGCTCGCGGGGTACACGTTCTCCTCGACTCGGGTCGCCGACGCACTCGTGGCCGCCCACCGGCGCGGCGTCCGCGTGCGAGTCCTCGTGGAGGGGAGTCCGGTCGGCGGCGTCTCGACGCGGCAGGCCGACGCGTTGGCGCGGTTGGCCCGCGCGGGCGTCGCCGTCCGCGTCGTCTCCGGGTCGCGGGCGCGGTTCGACTACCACCACGCGAAGTACGCCGTCGCGGACGAGACGGCACTCGTCTCGACGGAGAACTGGAAACCCACCGGGACAGGCGGGCGGAAGAACCGGGGGTGGGGCGTCCGCGTCGAGGGCGGCCGAACCGCCGAGGAACTCGCGGCGGTGTTCGAACACGACTTCGGCGGGGCCGACGCCGTGTCGTGGCGACGGTACCGACGGGGGCGGACGTTCGCGGAGTCCTCGCCCCCCGAGGGCGACTTCCCGCGGCGGGTCGCCGCAGAGTCCGTCGCCGTCGAGGAGGTGCGCGTCCTGACCGCGCCCGGAAACGCCGGGTCGGCGGTGGTCGAACGGTTCGACGGGGCCGAACGAAGCATCGACGTTCTCGCCCCGCGGATGGACCCCGACGGGCGGTTCTTCGACGCCCTCCGGCGGGCGGCGAACCGGGGCGTCCGCGTCAGGATACTGCTCTCGAACGCGTGGTACGACGAGGAGGCGAACGCGGCGTTGGTGAACCGAACGGAGACGCTCCGGGAACGTGGGTACGACATCGAGGCGCGAATCGCCCGCCCCGACGGGCGGTTCGGGAAAGTCCACGCGAAAGGTGCCGTCGTGGACGGCGAACGGACGTTCGTCGGCAGTCTCAACTGGAACGACCGCGCCGCGACGGAGAACCGGGAAGTCGTCCTCGAACTGGTCGGCGAGGACCCGGCGTCGTACTACGCGGCGGCGTTCGACGCCGACTGGCGGGCGAGCGAACCCGGCGGCGGGTGGTGGGGAACGAAGACGAAGACGACGGCGACGCTCGCGTTGGGTGCGCTCTGTTCGCTCGCGCTGGCGACGTGGGTGACGAAGAAGACGGTTCGGTTCGACGGGTGA
- a CDS encoding TIGR00366 family protein, which yields MATETSDDTTGDGDDGFVPAMGRFFPESLTLAALLAVLALVVTIPYLPVVTQLELFATGFFDLFTVQMPLILLWVLSASVVESRWVGRLFDRIAAASPTGSQRSVVYATGFLAVLLGWVNWALGFLGAMYVGQRLCREAEADGVRVHYPLVLTAALLSLVVTNVGLSSPGALMMADAEGTTNFLVNPEQGRLVADVSAFLLHPANVVSVLLFLFTLPAVLAALAPDEESDRKPLSAYTSLLEGTIAESLAHYEPPPAEEWVAADRLEQSRLVSVATFLLGAISFGAYFATGGDLTLLWLLFGLMMLGILVQERPMAFVAKTRDATRWANHVAIPFLLYAGVYALLSEAGLYSVIGDVLAATGVTQVASYVVALLVGLLIPSPGSVWVVQGPALVATGADLVPSLVSVMYGAGVSNLWLGFLFVGVVGSIYGFDWREYVRYAAVVTAYVSVVVIALLVVF from the coding sequence ATGGCGACCGAAACCTCCGACGATACGACGGGGGACGGCGACGACGGGTTCGTCCCCGCTATGGGGCGGTTCTTCCCCGAGTCGCTGACCCTCGCGGCCCTGTTAGCGGTCCTCGCGCTCGTGGTCACGATACCGTACCTGCCGGTCGTGACGCAGTTGGAACTGTTCGCGACCGGCTTCTTCGACCTGTTCACCGTCCAGATGCCGCTCATCCTGCTTTGGGTGCTCTCAGCGTCCGTCGTCGAGTCTCGCTGGGTCGGCCGACTGTTCGACCGAATCGCCGCCGCGTCGCCCACCGGGAGTCAGCGCTCGGTCGTCTACGCCACCGGGTTCCTCGCCGTGCTGTTAGGGTGGGTCAACTGGGCGCTCGGGTTCCTCGGGGCGATGTACGTCGGCCAGCGACTCTGCCGGGAGGCGGAAGCGGACGGCGTCCGGGTCCACTACCCGCTGGTGTTGACCGCCGCCCTCCTCTCTTTGGTCGTCACGAACGTCGGCCTGTCGAGTCCGGGGGCGCTGATGATGGCCGACGCCGAGGGGACGACGAACTTCCTCGTGAACCCCGAGCAGGGGCGACTCGTCGCCGACGTGTCGGCGTTCCTCCTCCACCCCGCGAACGTCGTCTCCGTGCTCCTGTTCCTGTTCACCCTCCCGGCGGTACTGGCGGCGTTGGCCCCCGACGAGGAGAGCGACCGCAAACCGCTCTCGGCGTACACGTCGCTGTTGGAGGGGACGATAGCGGAGTCGCTCGCCCACTACGAACCGCCGCCGGCCGAGGAGTGGGTAGCCGCCGACAGACTCGAACAGTCCCGACTCGTAAGCGTCGCGACGTTCCTGCTCGGCGCGATTTCGTTCGGCGCGTACTTCGCCACGGGCGGCGACCTGACGCTCCTGTGGCTCCTGTTCGGGCTGATGATGCTCGGCATCCTCGTCCAAGAGCGACCGATGGCGTTCGTCGCGAAGACCCGCGACGCGACCCGGTGGGCGAACCACGTCGCCATCCCGTTTCTGCTGTACGCCGGCGTCTACGCCCTCCTGTCCGAGGCCGGCCTCTACTCGGTCATCGGCGACGTGCTGGCGGCGACGGGGGTCACGCAGGTCGCCTCCTACGTCGTCGCCCTCCTCGTCGGTCTGCTGATTCCGAGTCCCGGGTCGGTGTGGGTCGTACAGGGGCCCGCGTTGGTCGCCACGGGCGCGGACCTCGTCCCCTCGCTCGTCTCGGTGATGTACGGCGCGGGCGTCTCGAACCTCTGGCTCGGCTTCCTGTTCGTCGGCGTCGTCGGGAGTATCTACGGCTTCGACTGGCGCGAGTACGTCCGCTACGCGGCCGTCGTCACCGCCTACGTCTCGGTGGTCGTAATCGCCCTGCTTGTCGTCTTCTGA
- a CDS encoding fructosamine kinase family protein: MAADDDAETPPPEEIRARVESLFDASATDLTELDGGFVGTVYRVSVSGRDPVVAKVGGTPLTVEAEMLRYLAAESPIPVPEVFHAEDDLLVMEFVEGDDDPTFGPALERTVADHLAALHEVTADAFGFPRDTLSGPYRQPNPRTDSWVEFYRDHRLRHCAEAAVAEGSLHDSYRRRIEAFAENIGSVLTEPDAPALVHGDVWEANLVVSGDEVRAFLDPAIYYGHPEVELAYVVGTNAFGDAFLERYRERRGVEDGFFEERRPAYRLYPILEHVRVFGDRYLSELDEALDRLGY; the protein is encoded by the coding sequence ATGGCCGCAGACGACGACGCCGAGACGCCGCCGCCGGAGGAGATTCGAGCCCGCGTCGAATCGCTGTTCGACGCGTCCGCGACGGACCTGACCGAACTCGACGGCGGATTCGTCGGGACCGTCTACCGCGTCTCCGTTTCGGGCCGCGACCCCGTCGTGGCGAAAGTCGGCGGGACGCCGCTCACCGTCGAAGCCGAGATGCTCCGGTATCTCGCCGCGGAGTCGCCGATTCCCGTCCCCGAGGTGTTCCACGCCGAGGACGACCTGCTCGTGATGGAGTTCGTCGAAGGCGACGACGACCCGACGTTCGGCCCCGCCCTCGAACGGACAGTCGCGGACCACCTCGCGGCCCTCCACGAGGTGACCGCCGACGCCTTCGGATTCCCGCGGGACACGCTCAGCGGTCCGTACCGACAGCCGAACCCGCGGACCGACTCGTGGGTCGAGTTCTACCGCGACCACCGCCTCCGCCACTGCGCCGAGGCGGCAGTCGCCGAGGGGAGCCTCCACGACTCCTACCGGCGGCGAATCGAGGCGTTCGCCGAAAACATCGGCTCGGTCCTGACCGAACCGGACGCGCCCGCCCTCGTCCACGGCGACGTGTGGGAGGCGAACCTCGTCGTCTCCGGCGACGAGGTGCGGGCGTTCTTAGACCCCGCAATCTACTACGGCCACCCGGAGGTCGAACTCGCGTACGTCGTGGGTACGAACGCGTTCGGAGACGCGTTCCTCGAACGCTATCGCGAACGCCGCGGCGTCGAGGACGGCTTCTTCGAGGAGCGACGCCCGGCGTACCGTCTCTACCCGATTCTCGAACACGTCCGAGTGTTCGGCGACCGCTACCTCTCGGAGTTAGACGAGGCGTTGGACCGTCTCGGCTACTGA
- a CDS encoding NADH:flavin oxidoreductase/NADH oxidase, which yields MTDSLFTPLTLRGTELPNRVMVSPMCQYSAEDGLVSDWHLVHLGSRAVGGAGVVMTEATAVSPRGRISPGDVGIWSDEHADELARIADFVRSQGSVPAIQLAHAGRKASKRPPWEGSAPIPEEEGGWEVLAPSDDPYPYEEGEAPETRAMTEGDIDAVLDQFRAAAERALDAGFEIAEVHAAHGYLLHEFLSPVTNHRDDEYGGSFENRTRLVREVTETVRDVWPDEKPVFVRISATDWLPDRDSWDLEQSARLAPLLAEAGADLIDVSSGGTHPDQQIPHAGPGYQVPYAERVKEATDAAVGAVGGITEPEHADAIVRNGRADLAIVGREHLRNPYFTLEAAHELGEDIEWPVQYHRGTFD from the coding sequence ATGACCGATTCGCTGTTCACGCCGTTGACGCTCCGAGGGACGGAACTGCCGAACCGGGTGATGGTGTCTCCGATGTGTCAGTACTCCGCGGAAGACGGACTGGTGAGCGACTGGCACCTCGTCCACCTCGGCAGTCGCGCCGTCGGCGGCGCGGGCGTCGTGATGACGGAGGCCACCGCGGTGTCGCCGCGCGGCCGCATCTCGCCCGGCGACGTGGGTATCTGGTCCGACGAACACGCCGACGAACTCGCGCGCATCGCGGACTTCGTGCGGTCGCAGGGGAGCGTTCCCGCGATTCAACTCGCGCACGCCGGCCGCAAAGCCAGCAAGCGACCGCCGTGGGAGGGGTCGGCCCCGATTCCGGAGGAGGAAGGCGGGTGGGAGGTCCTCGCGCCGAGCGACGATCCCTACCCCTACGAGGAGGGTGAGGCCCCCGAGACGCGGGCGATGACCGAAGGCGACATCGACGCCGTACTCGACCAGTTCCGCGCGGCGGCCGAACGCGCACTCGACGCCGGATTCGAGATAGCCGAGGTGCACGCCGCCCACGGCTACCTCCTCCACGAGTTCCTCTCGCCGGTGACGAACCACCGCGACGACGAGTACGGCGGGTCGTTCGAGAACCGCACCCGCCTCGTCCGCGAGGTGACCGAAACCGTCCGCGACGTCTGGCCGGACGAAAAACCCGTCTTCGTGCGCATCTCCGCGACGGACTGGTTGCCGGACCGCGACTCCTGGGACCTCGAACAGTCGGCGCGCCTCGCTCCCCTCCTCGCGGAGGCGGGCGCGGACCTCATCGACGTGAGTTCCGGCGGCACCCACCCCGACCAGCAGATTCCGCACGCGGGGCCGGGTTATCAGGTGCCCTACGCCGAACGCGTCAAGGAGGCGACGGACGCCGCCGTCGGTGCCGTCGGCGGCATCACCGAACCCGAACACGCCGACGCGATAGTTCGGAACGGGCGCGCCGACCTCGCCATCGTCGGGCGGGAACACCTCCGGAACCCCTACTTCACGCTGGAGGCGGCCCACGAACTCGGCGAGGATATCGAGTGGCCCGTGCAGTACCACCGCGGCACGTTCGACTGA